A genomic region of Burkholderia humptydooensis contains the following coding sequences:
- the modA gene encoding molybdate ABC transporter substrate-binding protein, whose translation MSAPACSARRLFLLVATLFALAAGFAAPAAHAADELVVSAAASLTNAFKAVGDAYEKQHPGTKILFNFGASDVLMQQIAKGAPADVFASADQKAMDRATAERVIADGTRRDFAANSLVLIVPADSRATFGSLRDLAAPAVKRVAFGDPASVPVGRYTEGALKAAGVWNDVSAKGVLAANVRQSLDYVARGEVDAGFVFGTDAAVMPERVKVALTVPTQTSITYPIAVVKDSRHAAAAQGFVAFVLSPAGQAVLAKYGFKPAANGASASN comes from the coding sequence ATGTCCGCTCCCGCCTGTTCTGCCCGCCGCCTGTTCCTGCTTGTCGCCACGCTGTTCGCGCTCGCCGCCGGCTTCGCCGCGCCGGCCGCGCATGCCGCCGACGAGCTCGTCGTGTCGGCCGCGGCGAGCCTCACCAATGCGTTCAAGGCAGTCGGCGATGCCTACGAGAAGCAGCATCCGGGTACGAAGATCCTGTTCAACTTCGGCGCGTCCGACGTCCTGATGCAGCAGATCGCGAAGGGCGCGCCGGCCGACGTGTTCGCGTCGGCCGACCAGAAGGCGATGGATCGCGCGACCGCCGAGCGCGTGATCGCCGACGGCACGCGCCGCGACTTCGCCGCGAACTCGCTCGTGCTGATCGTGCCCGCCGACAGCCGCGCGACGTTCGGCTCGCTGCGCGATCTGGCCGCGCCCGCCGTGAAGCGCGTCGCGTTCGGCGATCCTGCGTCGGTGCCCGTCGGCCGCTACACCGAGGGCGCGCTGAAGGCGGCCGGCGTGTGGAACGACGTCAGCGCCAAGGGCGTGCTCGCCGCGAACGTGCGCCAGAGCCTCGACTACGTCGCGCGCGGCGAAGTCGACGCGGGCTTCGTGTTCGGCACCGACGCGGCCGTGATGCCCGAGCGCGTGAAAGTCGCGCTGACCGTCCCGACGCAAACGTCGATCACCTATCCGATCGCCGTCGTCAAGGACAGCCGGCACGCGGCCGCCGCGCAGGGCTTCGTCGCGTTCGTGCTGTCGCCCGCGGGCCAGGCGGTGCTCGCGAAGTACGGCTTCAAGCCGGCCGCGAACGGCGCGAGCGCCTCGAACTGA
- the modB gene encoding molybdate ABC transporter permease subunit, which yields MHDAWVPLLLSLKVAGWATALDLVLGVATGYALARWRSGARDVIDSLLTLPLVLPPTVLGYYLLVLLGRRGVLGAWLDRLGIQLVFTWQGAVIASMVVAFPLILKSARAAFEAVDPQLERAARTLGISEAGIFFRVTLPLAARGILAGALLAFARALGEFGATLMIAGNLPGRTQTLSVAVYAAVQAGDDTTANFLVLVTSATCVLILLVAGRLVPQRALVGAR from the coding sequence ATGCACGACGCCTGGGTTCCGCTGCTGCTGTCGCTGAAGGTTGCCGGCTGGGCGACGGCGCTCGATCTCGTGCTCGGCGTCGCGACGGGCTATGCGCTCGCGCGCTGGCGCTCCGGCGCGCGCGACGTGATCGATTCGCTGCTGACGCTGCCGCTCGTGCTGCCTCCGACAGTGCTCGGCTACTACCTGCTCGTGCTGCTCGGCCGCCGCGGCGTGCTCGGCGCGTGGCTCGACCGGCTCGGCATCCAGCTCGTGTTTACGTGGCAAGGCGCGGTGATCGCGTCGATGGTCGTCGCGTTTCCGCTGATCCTGAAATCCGCGCGCGCCGCGTTCGAGGCGGTCGACCCGCAGCTCGAGCGCGCGGCCCGCACGCTCGGCATCAGCGAAGCCGGAATTTTCTTTCGCGTGACGCTGCCGCTCGCCGCGCGCGGCATTCTCGCGGGCGCGCTGCTCGCGTTCGCGCGTGCGCTCGGCGAATTCGGCGCGACGCTGATGATCGCGGGCAATCTGCCCGGACGCACGCAGACGCTGTCGGTCGCGGTCTACGCGGCCGTGCAGGCGGGCGACGACACGACCGCGAACTTCCTCGTGCTCGTCACGTCCGCGACCTGCGTGCTGATTCTGCTCGTCGCGGGGCGGCTCGTGCCGCAGCGCGCGCTCGTCGGAGCGAGATGA
- a CDS encoding ATP-binding cassette domain-containing protein — protein MSLVVDIRKTLVTPERRFTLDVSFVSNAQRIVLFGPSGAGKSLTLQAIAGLLAPDRGTISIGSDTLFDDTRGIDVPTQARRVAYLFQDYALFPHLNVRQNLAFGLKRGWRNPRAKELPDAAAYWLRAFELEALAGHYPAQLSGGQKQRVALARALIAQPRILLLDEPFSALDVAMRQRMRRELTDLQMRLDIPMVLITHDPDDVAAFGDQVVRLQEGRVLPDTPVAEWVTSMR, from the coding sequence ATGAGCCTCGTCGTCGACATCCGCAAGACGCTCGTCACACCGGAGCGGCGCTTCACGCTCGACGTGTCGTTCGTGTCGAACGCGCAGCGCATCGTGCTGTTCGGGCCGTCCGGCGCGGGCAAGAGCCTCACGCTGCAGGCGATCGCCGGCCTGCTCGCGCCCGATCGGGGCACGATCTCGATCGGCAGCGACACGCTGTTCGACGATACGCGCGGTATCGACGTGCCGACGCAGGCGCGCCGCGTCGCGTACCTGTTCCAGGACTACGCGCTGTTTCCGCATCTGAATGTCCGGCAGAACCTCGCATTCGGGCTGAAGCGCGGCTGGCGCAATCCGCGCGCGAAGGAACTGCCGGACGCCGCCGCGTACTGGCTGCGCGCGTTCGAGCTCGAAGCGCTGGCGGGACACTATCCTGCGCAGTTGTCGGGCGGGCAGAAGCAGCGCGTCGCGCTCGCGCGCGCGCTGATCGCGCAGCCGCGAATCCTGCTGCTCGACGAGCCGTTCTCGGCGCTCGACGTCGCGATGCGCCAGCGGATGCGCCGCGAGCTGACCGACTTGCAGATGCGGCTCGACATTCCGATGGTGCTGATCACGCACGATCCGGACGACGTCGCCGCGTTCGGCGATCAGGTCGTGCGGCTCCAGGAGGGGCGCGTGCTGCCCGATACGCCGGTCGCCGAATGGGTGACGAGCATGCGGTGA
- a CDS encoding TOBE domain-containing protein: protein MTADSSSSRPDARAAREPLALRGELWLRAGGQTLGGAARIALLAAIGETGSITRAAKAVGLSYKGAWDAIDTMNNLAGEPLVLRSTGGKGGGGTTLTPRATALIAAFRAIEREHRRFIDAASAAVEGFEVNWELIGRIGMKTSARNQLFGKVLAVKHGAVNDEVVLALPGEHTITAVVTHESTQELGLAPGVEACALVKASWVVLAVENGSPLRLSARNQLHGVVETVTRGAVNSEVLLSLDGGMTLAAIVTNDSVDALGLAKGASAVATFKASSVILAVNG, encoded by the coding sequence ATGACCGCCGATTCGTCCTCTTCCCGTCCCGATGCGCGCGCCGCGCGCGAGCCGCTCGCGCTGCGCGGCGAGCTGTGGTTGCGCGCGGGCGGGCAGACGCTCGGCGGCGCGGCCCGTATCGCGCTGCTCGCCGCGATCGGCGAGACCGGCTCGATCACGCGCGCGGCGAAGGCGGTCGGCCTCAGCTACAAAGGCGCGTGGGACGCGATCGACACGATGAACAACCTCGCGGGCGAGCCGCTCGTGCTGCGCTCGACGGGCGGCAAGGGCGGCGGCGGCACGACGCTCACGCCGCGCGCGACCGCGCTGATCGCGGCGTTTCGCGCGATCGAGCGCGAGCATCGGCGCTTCATCGACGCGGCGAGCGCGGCGGTCGAAGGCTTCGAGGTCAATTGGGAACTTATCGGGAGAATCGGCATGAAGACGAGCGCACGCAACCAGTTGTTCGGCAAGGTCCTGGCGGTCAAGCACGGCGCGGTGAACGACGAAGTGGTGCTCGCGCTGCCGGGCGAACACACGATCACGGCCGTGGTGACGCACGAGAGCACGCAGGAGTTGGGGCTCGCGCCGGGCGTCGAGGCCTGCGCGCTCGTGAAGGCGTCGTGGGTCGTGCTCGCGGTCGAAAACGGCTCGCCGCTCAGGCTGTCGGCGCGCAATCAATTGCACGGCGTCGTCGAGACGGTCACGCGCGGCGCCGTGAACAGCGAGGTGCTGCTTTCGCTCGACGGCGGCATGACGCTCGCGGCGATCGTCACGAACGACAGCGTCGACGCGCTCGGGCTTGCGAAGGGCGCGAGCGCGGTGGCGACATTCAAGGCGTCGAGCGTGATCCTCGCGGTCAACGGATGA
- a CDS encoding CHAD domain-containing protein, which translates to MARVLEIVLDFPLQGWQAGRGSRARTARDLGAELARAWRICPPVKMRRGHERVTIEPCRFVEAQPDDGGRWQTWIEATAQARRVIAVRSHPFVPGVTVRERFDDYRGDVRVATPVAEHHASRAAPSASDSRDADADAAEHGAAPPELRSADQPAHGFVAERRHGRWLDADGIEVELTLDDIAFAPAAALSETTRAVPSRICELRLAVADPDDPAARAAALRALFNAARELSGAWPASLSPTSVLDRACTGDAPDAIGAPAKAQSVDLSNVRTQRAAFFALGCGVTGQWLGNEAGVRDKADPEYVHQMRVALRRLRTLARLFPRYADAAWKDAFSGDIGWLGGMLGAVRDWDVCVTSTLPALAAADGDEAAWAGTLDAACAQGDAARAELRQALGTARYTRLVLAWLEWLSLFPLGEADPAHGKALSLKRYAAKRVSRLFGHLYGAGRLTALDAAARHRVRIDAKRLRYALEFFSSLASRRTREGTVRLLARVQNALGEANDAAVALRCLERLSAPPYQLGSARGYGAAAQRYAAEAAEQMLRGMRAPKIGGRKA; encoded by the coding sequence ATGGCGCGCGTTCTGGAAATCGTATTGGACTTTCCGCTGCAGGGCTGGCAAGCCGGGCGCGGGTCGCGGGCGCGCACGGCGCGCGATCTCGGCGCGGAGCTTGCGCGGGCATGGCGGATCTGTCCGCCGGTGAAAATGCGCCGCGGGCACGAGCGCGTGACGATCGAGCCGTGCCGGTTCGTCGAGGCGCAGCCCGACGACGGCGGTCGCTGGCAGACCTGGATCGAGGCGACCGCGCAGGCGCGGCGCGTGATTGCGGTGCGCTCCCATCCGTTCGTGCCGGGCGTGACGGTGCGCGAGCGTTTCGACGACTACCGCGGCGACGTGCGGGTCGCGACGCCGGTCGCGGAGCATCATGCGTCGAGGGCGGCCCCATCGGCGTCGGATTCGCGCGATGCCGATGCCGATGCCGCCGAGCACGGCGCCGCGCCCCCCGAACTTCGATCCGCCGACCAGCCCGCGCATGGCTTCGTCGCCGAGCGCCGACACGGGCGCTGGCTCGACGCGGACGGCATCGAGGTCGAGCTGACGCTCGACGACATCGCGTTTGCGCCGGCCGCCGCGTTGTCCGAGACCACCCGTGCCGTCCCTTCGCGCATCTGCGAATTGCGTCTCGCCGTTGCCGATCCTGACGATCCCGCCGCGCGCGCCGCCGCGCTGCGCGCGCTCTTCAATGCGGCCCGCGAGCTGAGCGGCGCGTGGCCGGCGTCGCTGTCGCCGACGAGCGTTCTCGACCGCGCGTGCACGGGCGACGCGCCGGACGCGATCGGCGCGCCGGCGAAGGCGCAGTCGGTCGACTTGTCGAACGTGCGCACGCAGCGCGCGGCGTTCTTCGCGCTCGGCTGCGGCGTGACCGGGCAGTGGCTCGGCAACGAGGCCGGCGTGCGCGACAAGGCGGACCCGGAATACGTCCATCAGATGCGCGTCGCGCTGCGCCGGCTGCGCACGCTCGCGCGACTCTTCCCGCGCTATGCCGATGCAGCGTGGAAGGACGCGTTCTCCGGCGATATCGGCTGGCTCGGCGGGATGCTCGGCGCGGTGCGCGACTGGGACGTGTGCGTGACGTCGACACTGCCCGCTCTCGCCGCCGCCGACGGCGACGAGGCCGCGTGGGCGGGCACGCTCGATGCCGCCTGCGCGCAGGGCGACGCGGCGCGCGCCGAGTTGCGGCAGGCGCTCGGCACCGCGCGCTACACGCGGCTCGTGCTCGCGTGGCTCGAATGGCTGAGCCTGTTTCCGCTCGGGGAGGCCGATCCGGCGCACGGCAAGGCGCTGTCGCTCAAGCGGTACGCGGCGAAGCGCGTGAGCCGGCTGTTCGGCCATCTGTACGGCGCGGGGCGCCTGACGGCGCTCGACGCGGCCGCGCGTCACCGCGTGCGGATCGACGCGAAGCGGCTGCGCTACGCGCTGGAGTTCTTCTCGTCGCTCGCGTCGCGCCGCACGCGCGAGGGCACGGTGCGGCTGCTCGCGCGCGTGCAGAACGCGCTCGGCGAAGCGAACGACGCGGCCGTCGCGCTGCGCTGCCTCGAGCGGCTGTCCGCGCCGCCGTACCAGCTCGGCTCCGCGCGCGGCTACGGCGCAGCGGCGCAGCGCTATGCCGCGGAGGCGGCCGAGCAGATGCTGCGCGGGATGCGCGCGCCGAAGATCGGCGGCAGGAAGGCGTGA
- a CDS encoding tautomerase family protein translates to MPFTRIALREGKSAEYRRALSEGVHRALQRAFDVPVDDIFMTVTEHSADNFFYGRDYLGIARSDDLVMIQITANNTRTLEQKRELYRLIADHLAERPGVRREDVFISLVEVLKEDWSFGNGIAQYVS, encoded by the coding sequence ATGCCGTTCACCCGTATCGCATTGCGCGAAGGCAAGTCCGCCGAATACCGCCGGGCGCTGTCGGAGGGCGTTCATCGCGCGTTGCAACGCGCGTTCGACGTGCCCGTCGACGATATTTTCATGACCGTGACCGAGCACAGCGCCGATAATTTCTTTTATGGTCGCGACTATCTCGGGATCGCGCGCAGCGACGATCTGGTGATGATCCAGATCACCGCGAACAACACGCGCACGCTCGAGCAGAAGCGCGAGCTGTACCGGCTGATCGCCGACCATCTCGCCGAACGCCCGGGCGTGCGCCGCGAGGACGTGTTCATCAGCCTCGTCGAGGTGCTGAAGGAGGATTGGTCGTTCGGCAACGGCATCGCGCAGTATGTGAGCTGA
- a CDS encoding LysR family transcriptional regulator, which produces MKPLDLDAVRAFVLVADLASFTRAADALGTTQSAVSLKLKRLEAQLGKPLLERTPRRVTLAAVGAAFLPAARDLLDAHERALAALSAGQRRLVIGVSEHVAVPDLPAVLAGLNRHDPGLALEMHVGMSAGLLAQYDERRLDAAFVRHEPGEDPPRDDATPLFTEPLAWLAAPGWAPRADEPLPLAVLAGPCGVRAAALRALERAGVRWRERFTGGGIAAVAAAAAAGLAVCPLARRVAPRSLVDVGARLGLPALPDSQVALYSRVRDARSVDTLRRFADSLAGPAQSAGRE; this is translated from the coding sequence ATGAAACCGCTCGATCTCGACGCCGTTCGCGCGTTCGTTCTCGTCGCCGACCTCGCGAGCTTCACGCGCGCCGCCGACGCGCTCGGCACCACCCAATCGGCCGTCAGCCTGAAGCTCAAGCGGCTCGAAGCACAGCTCGGCAAGCCGCTCCTCGAACGCACGCCGCGGCGCGTGACGCTCGCCGCCGTCGGCGCCGCGTTCCTGCCCGCCGCGCGCGACCTGCTCGACGCGCACGAGCGCGCGCTCGCCGCGCTGTCGGCCGGGCAGCGCAGGCTCGTGATCGGCGTCAGCGAACACGTCGCGGTGCCGGATCTGCCCGCCGTCCTCGCCGGCCTGAACCGGCACGATCCGGGGCTCGCGCTCGAGATGCACGTCGGGATGTCAGCCGGGTTGCTCGCGCAATACGACGAGCGCCGGCTCGACGCGGCGTTCGTGCGCCACGAGCCGGGCGAGGACCCGCCGCGCGACGACGCGACGCCGCTCTTCACCGAGCCGCTCGCGTGGCTTGCCGCACCCGGCTGGGCGCCGCGCGCGGACGAGCCGCTGCCGCTCGCGGTGCTGGCGGGCCCGTGCGGCGTGCGCGCGGCCGCGCTGCGCGCGCTCGAGCGCGCCGGCGTGCGGTGGCGCGAGCGCTTCACGGGCGGCGGCATCGCGGCCGTCGCGGCCGCCGCCGCCGCGGGTCTTGCGGTGTGTCCGCTGGCGCGCCGTGTCGCGCCGCGCTCGCTCGTCGACGTCGGTGCGCGCCTCGGCCTGCCGGCGCTGCCCGACTCGCAAGTCGCGCTGTATTCGCGGGTGCGCGACGCGCGCTCGGTCGACACGCTGCGGCGCTTCGCCGACAGCCTGGCCGGGCCGGCGCAATCGGCCGGACGCGAGTAG
- a CDS encoding DMT family transporter gives MKHDARKHLRANLLMLTAAAIWGSAFVAQRLSLAVIGPFLFTGLRFLLGAAVLVPLLRLNGAARAHCAAVARDRTLLLPGLALGGLLAVSISLQQIGLQYTKIANAGFISSLYVVLVPIIGVFFRHRTGAGTWLGALLAAIGLYFLSVDEHFSMLYGDWFQLAGAIVIAVHVIAVGHLVRRHDPLALSFMQFVVCGALCLALGLATEPLDRATLVRALPTLLYGGLLSVGVGYTLQVVAQRDAAPAHAAVIFSMEGVFAAIAGWAALGETLSLRALAGCALMLAGLLVCQLLPGHARRADDNDALPA, from the coding sequence ATGAAACACGACGCCCGCAAGCACCTCCGCGCCAATTTGCTGATGCTCACCGCCGCCGCGATCTGGGGATCGGCGTTCGTCGCGCAGCGGCTGAGCCTCGCCGTGATCGGCCCATTCCTGTTCACCGGGCTGCGCTTCCTGCTCGGCGCGGCGGTGCTCGTGCCGCTGCTGCGCCTGAACGGCGCAGCGCGCGCGCATTGCGCGGCCGTCGCGCGCGACCGGACGCTGCTGCTGCCGGGGCTCGCGCTGGGCGGGCTGCTCGCGGTGTCGATCTCGCTGCAGCAGATCGGGCTGCAGTACACGAAGATCGCGAACGCGGGCTTCATCAGCTCGCTCTACGTGGTGCTCGTGCCGATCATCGGCGTGTTCTTCCGGCATCGCACGGGCGCCGGCACGTGGCTCGGCGCGCTGCTCGCGGCGATCGGCCTGTATTTCCTCAGCGTCGACGAGCACTTCTCGATGCTGTACGGCGACTGGTTCCAGCTCGCGGGCGCGATCGTGATCGCGGTCCACGTGATCGCGGTCGGGCACCTCGTGCGCCGGCACGACCCGCTCGCGCTGTCGTTCATGCAGTTCGTCGTCTGCGGCGCGCTGTGTCTCGCGCTCGGGCTCGCGACCGAGCCCCTCGACCGCGCGACGCTCGTGCGCGCGCTGCCGACGCTGCTGTACGGCGGGCTGCTGTCGGTCGGCGTCGGCTACACGCTGCAGGTCGTCGCGCAACGCGACGCCGCCCCCGCGCACGCGGCCGTGATCTTCAGCATGGAAGGCGTGTTCGCCGCGATCGCCGGCTGGGCCGCGCTCGGCGAGACGCTGTCGCTGCGCGCGCTCGCGGGCTGCGCGCTGATGCTCGCCGGGCTCCTCGTCTGCCAGTTGCTGCCGGGCCACGCGAGGCGCGCGGACGACAACGACGCGCTTCCCGCCTGA
- a CDS encoding sensor histidine kinase: protein MIPSAADPAAALLRERAARYAAEVALFVRDHALSIASHDLRSPLNAMHSWAYVLERRLAASDESLARALDGVRTGIEQQTKLLEAVVDAPRAETRTLPIARADVPLDALADECAALARIALGDARGTAVTVASHARPASLDCDRERVAQALWSMLTFAIEASAPGGDVALDCVESANATRLTVTFRAQPSALTDAALPHAFETFARRDALAERHGERPASVFALAQRVARAHGGAFAQDPNPLADGARATLALTIPAARA, encoded by the coding sequence GTGATTCCGTCCGCCGCCGATCCGGCCGCCGCGCTGCTGCGCGAACGCGCCGCGCGCTATGCAGCCGAGGTGGCGCTGTTCGTCCGCGACCACGCGCTGTCGATCGCGTCGCACGATCTGCGCAGCCCGCTCAACGCGATGCATAGCTGGGCCTACGTGCTCGAGCGCCGGCTCGCGGCGAGCGACGAGAGCCTCGCGCGCGCGCTCGACGGGGTCCGGACCGGCATTGAGCAGCAGACGAAGTTGCTGGAGGCGGTCGTCGACGCACCGCGCGCCGAGACGCGCACGCTGCCGATCGCGCGCGCCGACGTCCCGCTCGACGCGCTCGCCGACGAATGCGCGGCGCTCGCACGCATCGCGCTCGGCGACGCGCGCGGCACCGCGGTGACGGTCGCGTCGCACGCGCGGCCCGCGTCGCTCGATTGCGACCGCGAGCGCGTCGCGCAAGCACTGTGGTCGATGCTGACGTTCGCGATCGAGGCGAGCGCGCCGGGCGGCGACGTCGCGCTGGACTGCGTCGAATCGGCGAACGCGACGCGCCTGACCGTGACGTTCCGCGCGCAGCCGTCGGCGCTGACCGACGCGGCGCTGCCACACGCGTTCGAAACGTTCGCGCGGCGCGACGCGCTCGCCGAGCGCCACGGCGAACGTCCTGCGTCGGTGTTCGCGCTCGCGCAGCGCGTCGCGCGCGCGCACGGCGGCGCGTTCGCGCAAGACCCGAACCCACTCGCGGACGGCGCGCGCGCAACGCTCGCGCTGACGATTCCCGCCGCGCGCGCGTAA